One genomic window of Salvia miltiorrhiza cultivar Shanhuang (shh) chromosome 4, IMPLAD_Smil_shh, whole genome shotgun sequence includes the following:
- the LOC131020728 gene encoding uncharacterized protein LOC131020728, translating into MTTTKESPAVAAASISIDVPAEYSKAVIQFVNRMGAAETFKPQHNVDDAFSNLIGGVLKVISIERGKLSCSLDVKAPILNAYGGMHGGAVGAVAERVAIACARTVVGEDKDLFLGELGLSYLSAALHNAEVIIDAHVVRSGRNLTVVAVNFRLKGSGRLAFLTRATFYNMPVSSL; encoded by the exons atGACGACAACAAAAGAATCTCCGGCGGTGGCAGCTGCCTCAATCTCCATTGATGTACCTGCGGAATACTCCAAAGCAGTCATTCAATTTGTCAATCGAATGGGAGCTGCTGAAACATTCAAACCACAACACAACGTGGACGACGCTTTCTCCAACCTTATAGGAGGAGTTCTTAAGGTTATCTCAATCGAAAGGGGAAAACTCTCCTGCTCCCTCGATGTCAAGGCTCCAATTTTG AATGCTTATGGTGGAATGCATGGAGGTGCTGTTGGGGCTGTAGCTGAGAGGGTTGCCATTGCTTGTGCTAGAACAGTCGTTGGAGAAGACAAAGATCTCTTTCTTGGAGAACTAGGCTTGTCATATCTCTCTGCTGCTCTACATAAT GCTGAAGTAATCATTGATGCCCACGTAGTGAGGAGCGGGAGGAACCTGACAGTAGTTGCAGTTAATTTCCGACTTAAGGGATCAGGGCGACTGGCGTTCTTGACTCGTGCCACATTCTACAATATGCCCGTGTCGAGTTTGTGA
- the LOC131023631 gene encoding uncharacterized protein LOC131023631, which yields MSTRYLDSKEYHAAHTYVLLNCIEVTQTYLELFVESLRMLGMSEGEIDSKMETEFARWFESYVANPVNNVTNQFLISLSKWPLTMISTYPGYFVNGFKFHTLSHGTSRATMNSGVCIRGADNNCELDYYGRLVEVCELEYQGLPKKTTTLFKCDWFDPGRNGTLVHPQYKLVSINHTKKYGKYEPFVLADQVIQVYYCTYPSKTQSKKDWWEVCKIKARSKVEVPTEASTVEVDQPFQDEFMSSIHTIIDDAPNVVHPSGELIDMDDEEEEEEDTPISEEEDNDDGYRDDDDY from the exons ATGTCTACGAGATACCTTGATAGCAAAGAGTATCATGCTGCTCACACATATGTCCTATTGAATTGTATAGAAGTTACCCAGACATATCTCGA GTTGTTTGTCGAATCATTGCGCATGTTGGGGATGTCTGAGGGCGAAATTGATAGTAAGATGGAAACTGAATTTGCGAGATGGTTCGAATCATAC GTGGCGAACCCTGTTAATAATGTGACGAATCAGTTTCTTATTAGTCTTTCTAAATGGCCCTTAACAATGATATCAACATATCCCGGCTATTTTGTTAATGGATTCAAATTTCATACGCTTTCACATGGTACATCTCGAGCCACTATGAATAGTGGAGTGTGCATTAGGGGTGCAGATAATAATTGTGAGCTTGATTATTATGGTCGTTTGGTAGAGGTGTGCGAGCTTGAGTATCAAGGTCTGCCAAAGAAGACAACCACATTATTCAAGTGTGATTGGTTTGATCCGGGACGGAATGGGACATTGGTGCATCCCCAATACAAGTTGGTGTCTATAAATCACACCAAAAAGTATGGAAAGTACGAACCTTTTGTGCTAGCAGATCAAGTAATTCAAGTATACTATTGTACTTATCCAAGTAAAACTCAATCTAAAAAAGATTGGTGGGAGGTGTGTAAGATAAAAGCGAGATCTAAAGTTGAAGTACCAACTGAAGCATCTACTGTGGAGGTAGACCAACCATTTCAAGATGAATTTATGAGCTCAATACACACAATTATAGATGATGCACCCAACGTAGTTCATCCTAGTGGCGAGTTGATAGATATGGAtgatgaagaggaagaagaggaagataCACCGATTAGTGAAGAAGAAGATAATGATGATGGTTATAGAGATGATGATGACTATTAG
- the LOC131020733 gene encoding uncharacterized protein LOC131020733: MESPNYEAAIGFMERAGMGGIVGAEYNVNDSFSTVVGGALKLVSTERAKICCILHVKPPILNANGILFGGAVAAVAERVAIGCAATILGHSQLCVGEFTISYLAPAPPNAEIIVNASVINGGRNVAVVALDFRLKESQRLAYVSRVTLYKIPLSNL, from the exons atgGAGAGTCCAAACTACGAAGCAGCAATAGGATTTATGGAGAGAGCAGGGATGGGTGGGATTGTGGGAGCAGAATACAACGTTAATGACTCCTTCTCCACAGTGGTGGGAGGAGCTCTTAAGCTTGTCTCAACGGAAAGGGCCAAAATCTGTTGCATTCTCCACGTCAAACCTCCTATTCTG AATGCTAACGGCATACTGTTTGGAGGCGCGGTGGCGGCCGTGGCTGAGAGGGTGGCGATAGGTTGTGCTGCAACTATTCTCGGTCACTCACAACTCTGCGTCGGAGAATTCACCATCTCTTATCTCGCACCTGCTCCCCCTAAT GCCGAAATAATCGTTAATGCATCGGTGATAAATGGCGGGAGGAATGTAGCAGTGGTTGCACTTGATTTCCGCCTCAAGGAATCACAGCGGCTGGCTTATGTGAGCCGCGTCACATTGTATAAAATCCCACTTTCAAATCTTTGA